The following are encoded in a window of Rosa chinensis cultivar Old Blush chromosome 4, RchiOBHm-V2, whole genome shotgun sequence genomic DNA:
- the LOC112197970 gene encoding protein SMALL AUXIN UP-REGULATED RNA 10 produces MKEKGKKGLITKTWERCKSIGRKSSSTSNTTSSAVVPALTKKSKSCPHIDLYTTDDDHRRHHRRQVAPEGCFSVYVGPEKQRFVVKTEYANHPLFKLLLEEAESEFGYYSKGPLVLPCHVEVFYKVLLEMEDCGGDDQKISRGCGFAKRYGSYHLLSPSRMVAINQF; encoded by the coding sequence ATGAAGGAGAAAGGTAAGAAGGGCTTGATCACCAAAACATGGGAGCGATGCAAATCCATCGGCCGCAAGAGTAGTAGTACTAGCAATACTACTTCGTCTGCGGTCGTGCCTGCTCTTACAAAGAAGAGCAAATCCTGTCCTCACATCGACCTCTACACGACGGATGATGATCATCGTCGTCATCACCGCCGCCAGGTGGCACCAGAAGGCTGCTTCTCTGTCTACGTGGGACCTGAAAAGCAAAGGTTTGTGGTGAAAACCGAGTACGCAAACCATCCTCTCTTCAAGTTGCTGCTTGAAGAAGCCGAGTCCGAATTCGGTTACTATAGTAAAGGTCCTCTCGTGCTTCCTTGTCACGTTGAAGTTTTCTACAAGGTGCTGCTGGAAATGGAGGATTGCGGTGGTGATGATCAGAAGATTTCTCGAGGTTGCGGATTTGCTAAGCGTTATGGGTCTTATCATCTTCTCAGCCCGTCTCGTATGGTTGCCATTAATCAGTTCTAG